The DNA window TATTTAGGTGTGttgagtttattttatttgtttgggtCTTGGGATGTTAAATGGTtatttaaacataaaattaaaatgccacTAAAATTTTCCATAATTAAAGGATTTAATTCTCTACTCGCATTTACTCTTAACTGTCAGCATTATTTGATTCGTTTGCCGTATTAGAAAAAGTGCACTTATGAATACTGCATTCGGTCTGAAAATAGATAAAATCGAAGAGAATCGGTTAGAAAATCCTTGCTGAAGCAATTTGAATTAGTAATGCAATTTGGCCCCAATTTTACGAAAAGGTCAGCGGTAATAGCCATCAGTAAGTAATCGAAgcaatttacaatttaaaatgGGCGGGGGTCTGGATTAATATCCGCCCCTCAGAATCTCCGGCGCAAAATGATAAACCAAACAATACCCGGAATGCCAATGGTATGACATCATCTCAACGGTTGGCCCGAAACGATAAGAAACCAGATATGAGCCGATTAAAGAAACCGGCTGTCTTTGCGTCGCAGCGTATCGTTTGATAACACATATAGTAAATAAGTAACTGCAGGTGATTCTTAATACTTACTGTCCTTCTTTGAAGTACTCCTTCAGCGTTGTGCTGAACTTCTTGGAATATTTGACAAACTCCTTCTTACGCTGTTCCACAGCCTGCTTGCCCGTTACGCCTGGTATGAACGAGCCGATCTCGTTGACCACATCGAGCAGTTTCTTTATGGCGCTGGCGATTTCCCTGTAAAATGCAGTAAAATTCATTATTCATAAATCAGTTAAGCTTATGCACTGAGTTTTTACTCACTTGATGGTCTCCAGGAAGGTCTTCCTGTCGTTTATCTCATCGGGTATGCGGCTGAGGATCACCTTGAGAGCCACGGACTTACGATTCAGCTCCTGGAAGGGCTCCTCCGTGCGCGTCAAGCGGTATTCATTGACTGTGGAAGGGGGAAACGACGTTAGCTACGAAACTCAGCTGCTGGCGTGGCTACTTACGGTCCGCTTCCGTAATTTTGCCCTGCAATCGGAGCACGGCCTCGTTTAGGTTTACATTCAGATCGGCCCGCCGCACAATTGTGGCTACGAGGTCATAGCAGAAGCCCGGATTGTTCTGCTCCGACTTGAGAATGGCGGAGCGCAGAGATTGGGCAGCGCCAACGTCGCGTCGCTCGAGCTGCAGGTAAACGTACACAAAGTTAGGCAATTACAAACCCAAGTACCCCATGTAAGGGTTTACGCAACAGGCCACGATCTGGCGGGGGTACGGTTTGGGGCTCACGGGTTCGGTGCAGTGCACAGCAGAGCGGAGCCGAGCACCTGGGATCGTTTCACCTACCTGGGAGAAAATGGGCCGCAATATGACGGGCAGAACGAGAGACGACGTGGGCTCGCCCATTGTCATTGCTACTAGTGTGCTTGGTCTTCTCTACTGGTGCCTAGGTGTCCTGGCGCATGCTGCAGGAACCCAGTTGCGATTCCCGTTCCGTGCGATGTCCGTCGCTTCGCTCGCACGACGCTcgcaaatcaaattaaaaaattaacaaaaattgTTCACAACAGCACAGGCACAGTGTTGTTTTTCAATACTGGAAACTAACTGGTTCTTATCGATGAATGTGTCGTGCAATCGATAACCAACGATTGCTTCTGTAGAAGCTGCTGGTATAGAATCAGC is part of the Drosophila sechellia strain sech25 chromosome 3R, ASM438219v1, whole genome shotgun sequence genome and encodes:
- the LOC6606260 gene encoding programmed cell death protein 10, translated to MTMGEPTSSLVLPVILRPIFSQLERRDVGAAQSLRSAILKSEQNNPGFCYDLVATIVRRADLNVNLNEAVLRLQGKITEADLNEYRLTRTEEPFQELNRKSVALKVILSRIPDEINDRKTFLETIKEIASAIKKLLDVVNEIGSFIPGVTGKQAVEQRKKEFVKYSKKFSTTLKEYFKEGQPNAVFISALFLIRQTNQIMLTVKSKCE